The following coding sequences are from one Mus pahari chromosome X, PAHARI_EIJ_v1.1, whole genome shotgun sequence window:
- the LOC110314149 gene encoding UPF0472 protein C16orf72, whose translation MEDQPKDREAEVAGPWFSKWERQCLAEAEQLSPELQEEAAADAAGLKIERQRLWHLFQISATAVAQLYKDSGCQQPGLSMWDPFQNAAMAVTSLYKESGDAYQRSFELGVQVGYQRRVRDVLEWVKKGRSIIRREDLISFLCGKVPPTPPPPRTSRMSPKPPAAASIQATATESGAPVDVDLQPFHEAIALHGLSGAMASISMLSGAPGSSSQDGSIASSGRRKSSFLEDDPNSLSSEELTLCLDSGGVRKRTSAQFGDGAMDSPLHKRNRMV comes from the coding sequence ATGGAGGACCAACCGAAGGACCGTGAGGCCGAGGTCGCCGGGCCCTGGTTTTCTAAGTGGGAGCGCCAGTGCCTTGCAGAGGCGGAGCAGCTGTCCCCGGAGCTGCAGGAGGAGGCGGCTGCCGATGCGGCGGGGCTCAAGATCGAGCGCCAGAGGCTCTGGCACCTCTTCCAGATCTCAGCCACGGCTGTGGCCCAGCTCTACAAAGATTCCGGGTGCCAGCAGCCAGGACTCTCTATGTGGGACCCCTTCCAGAACGCGGCCATGGCTGTGACCAGCCTCTACAAAGAGAGCGGGGATGCCTACCAGAGAAGTTTTGAACTGGGCGTCCAGGTTGGCTACCAGCGTCGTGTGAGAGATGTGTTGGAGTGGGTGAAGAAGGGTAGGAGCATAATTCGCCGGGAAGACCTCATAAGCTTCCTCTGTGGCAAAgttccccccacacccccacctccacgCACCTCCCGGATGTCCCCCAAGCCACCAGCAGCTGCCTCCATTCAAGCTACTGCCACTGAGTCCGGCGCACCTGTGGACGTCGACCTACAGCCCTTCCATGAGGCCATTGCTCTCCATGGCCTCAGTGGTGCCATGGCAAGCATCAGCATGCTATCTGGCGCTCCAGGTTCCTCATCTCAAGATGGAAGTATTGCCAGCAGTGGGCGTCGGAAAAGTAGCTTCCTAGAAGATGATCCGAACTCTTTGAGCTCAGAAGAGCTGACTCTCTGCCTGGACAGTGGGGGAGTCCGCAAGCGCACCTCTGCCCAGTTTGGTGATGGCGCTATGGACTCTCCATTGCACAAGCGTAACCGAATGGTCTAA